The following nucleotide sequence is from Sporocytophaga myxococcoides.
AAGAGTCGTTTTCCGCATCGCCAAGCTCAAGACTTGGGGGGAGATTGCGGCTGCCGGTAGCCACAATCTACGTGCGCGGCCCACACCAAATGCCGCCCCCGGCGGCAAGTTCATCCAGGTCGTCGCCCTGGACGAACCGGCGCACCTCGCGGTGCAGAAAAAAATCGGCGATCAGAAGATCCGAAGCAACGCAGTTTTGGCTGTCGAGGCGATTATTTCCGCATCCCCGGAATACTTCCGGCCCGACGATCCGAGCCGTGCAGGACATTGGCAAAAGGATCGTCTGGACGCATGGCGCGTGGCTGTCGAGCCGTGGATTGCAGAGAATTTTCCGCATGCAGTGAGCGTCGTTTTACACCTTGATGAGGCAAC
It contains:
- a CDS encoding plasmid recombination protein; protein product: MDKTPRVVFRIAKLKTWGEIAAAGSHNLRARPTPNAAPGGKFIQVVALDEPAHLAVQKKIGDQKIRSNAVLAVEAIISASPEYFRPDDPSRAGHWQKDRLDAWRVAVEPWIAENFPHAVSVVLHLDEATPHYQILDVALGENGKLNCRGKYGGNLDEWQTRAAAPVAHLGIERGIEGSTAKHERVKAYYGAVNAQPPEVPAVKTPKPVPLPARTMAETIPFGQAHT